A region of the Mycobacterium sp. NBC_00419 genome:
CTCGGGGACGAGCGTCCTGTCGATGTCGAGTAGATCGAAGATCAGGAATGGCTTTTCATCCATACGATTCGGTAGGTCGCCATCCGTATAGACGTGGTACTGCTGTCCGTTGGTCAATATCGCGATCCGGGCTGAGGTGACCGCGAAGTAGCGGAATAGCTGCGATGCGTAGCGGAGATCGAGTGTGTCGCCGATTCTCTTGCACTCAATCAGAATCTGGACCTTGCCGTCCTTAAAGATCGCGTAGTCGACCTTCTCGCCCCTCTTGACGCCGACATCCGCGATGAACTCGGGCACAACCTCCGAGGGATCGAACACGTCGTAACCGAGCACGTTCGAGATAAACGGCATGATGAACGCATTCTTGGTCGCCTCTTCGGTCTGCACCGAATCCTTGGCGTCACGGATCTTCCTAGCTAGTGCCGCGAGCCCGTCTGAAAAAGCCATCCCCGAAGCCTCCAACGCGATGTCGTACGAACCAGCTAATCCATGTTGCAAAGAACCCTAGATGAACGGGGTGACATTCCACTTGATGATGGAGCGGAAAAATGTCGACCGAAGCGAGAACGCCCCGGTAACCCCTCGCCATCATCGCGCCTTTCGAGACCCTGTAGTTATGCTGTCGACGAGCTGTGAGCGGCACAGCTAACAGAGATTGGGGGTTTCATGACGCAGCCAGCACCGGGTTGGTTTCCCGATCCCGCTGATCCGAGCCGCCAGCGCTACTTCGACGGCACAGCTTGGACGCAGAATTACGCCCCGTTCGGGCCACCAGCACCACTCCCCGCCCCAGTGGCCAAGCCCAAATCCAACGCTGGAAAGACGGCCGTCGCTGTTGGCGGCGGACTGTTAGTACTGCTGGCGGTTGGCAGCGCCATCGGGGACAACGACAAGAAGTCCACCGCGACGGGCTCGAGCACGTCTTCCACCGCCAGGGCGTACAGCACCCAGGCTGCCGACTCATCCGGCCCCTCGGTAGCGCCGGCTGGCAGCTCAGTCCGTGACGGCAAGTTCGAGTTCAGGGTGATCGGCACATCGAGGGGCGGTACCTCGATGGAGGACACCTTCGGCACCGAACACGCCAAGGGCGAGTTCTTCGTAGTCCAACTCCAGGTGACCAACATCGGTGATGACGCCCGGAGCTTCTCGGCCACCAACCAGAAGCTGATCATCAACGGCAACGAGTACAAGGCCACCAGTTTCCTGAACGACAGCTCCTGGAGCGATGACATCAACCCCGGTCTGGGAACGACTGGCAGGGTCGTATTCGACATCCCGAAGGGAGCGGTTCCTACCGAGATCGAGGTCCATGACTCGATGTTCTCGGGCGGGGCGTTGCTCGCCCTCTAACCTTTCCCCACCATCTGCGACATAGCGGCCGCGATCGCGGCGTCACGATCGGCTGCGGCGATCTGATACCGCATCGCCATTCCTGGCGTCGTATGCCCTAGCCGGCTCATCAGCTCTTTGGTGGTCGCACCAGCCTGCGCCGCGAGAGTCGCCCCGACGTGCCTGAGGTCGTGAACTCGCATGTCGCCCTTGCCAACTGCGGCGAATCCTGCCTTAACCGACTTGGTGAAGGCTGTTGTGGACAGCCGCTGCCCGCGTGTCGTCGTGAAGACAAACGACTCAGGCCCATGGCCTGTGCGCTTCCGCATGTGCTCGCGGAGCTGCTCCGCGACGTGGGGCGGGACGGTGACATCACGAATGCCGGCATCCGTCTTCGGCGGTCCGACAACCAATTTGTTGTCGACTCTCGTTGCAGCCCTGCGGATTCTGAGCGTGATGCGCTCACCATCGTCATGCACGTCCTTGCGGCGAAGCTCGATAAGCTCACCAAACCGCAGCCCGCACCAGGCCGCGACGGGCACCGCCACCCTGTATTGCTCCGGTGCCGACTCAGCCACCGTGACCAATTCCGCCGGTGTCAGCGGCTTCACGTCGCGGGGCTTGGGCGGCTTGCCGGCCGCTTTGATCTGACAAGGGTTCTCCGTCGCAGCCTTGTCCTCTAGTGCCGTGTTGTAGATGGCATTGAGCAACTGGTACGCCTGCGTGTTGCTCGTCGGAGTCTTGAGCTTCTTTCCCAACTCAACCCACCATGAACGCACCCTTGCAGGTGTAACTGCTCGCAGGATTTCATTGCCCAGGTCGGGCAGTATCCGGCTGGCCAGGAGCCGCGTGTAAAGCGCGCGGGTCTTCGGGGTCAGGTCTCGCTGTTCCATCCATTGTTCGGCGTACTCCCGAATGGTCACGCCCGCGAGCGCCTGGAGCTTGGTGCGGCTCCCAGGCGTCGTCCACTCCCCCATCTCGATGAGCCGGCGCTCGCCGGCCAGCCAGGCTTCGGCGTCCATCCGGTTGTCATAGGTGTGCGGCGCGTTGTATCGCTGCCCATCCAACGGGCACACATAGGAGGCATGAATTCGGCCTGAGCCGATGACACGCAGTTTTCCCCAACTGCGTCTACTGGCAGTCTTCTTTGGGGGCATGGCCGTGACCCTATCATGACCCTCAGGAGTAATTTTGTGTCTACGAGCAGGCATTTCTGTCCACACAAGGGTCACGTTCACAGCATCAGTAAATGACACTCTAGCTGGCAATATATGGCATATATACCGTCAGGTTGTGATCCTGGCTGTCGCGGGTTCGAGTCCCGTCAGCCACCCAGCAGGTCAGGGGTCCTTTCGAGGGCCCCTGACTTTTTTTGTGACTCGCACGGCAAATTTTTGTGACGCGCCCGACAAATCAGCTCCCCATGGATGGCCGGCGGTAATGTGGTGTCAGCTTGCGTTCGGGGGGGTTTCGACGCCGACTGCAGCGAGAGTTGTCCGCTGAGTTCGTCTTTTGGGGGATTGTTTATGACAAGCGCACCGTGTACACAGCTGTCCAGCGCGGACATCACGAGAATGAGGCGCGAGATCCTGCGCCACCTGTGGTTGCGGGGACGTCCCCCGACCGAGGGCTCGACGTCCACCGAGGAACTGCTGTATCTGGCCAACCTCGTGGAGCGCACCGGCGCGCGGCTCATCGGAGAAATCGGCTTCAACGCCGGCTTCTCGAGCTTCGCGTTCCTCAGCGCGCACCCGGACACCACAGTGGTGTCCTTCGATCTGGGTGAGCACGCCTACAGCCGCACCGCCAAGAAGCTGATCGACAAGAAGTTCCCGGGCCGCCACACGTTGATCAATGGCGATTCGACGAAGACGGTCCCCGACTACCACCGCAAGCATCCCGGTCTGAAATTCGACCTGGTGTTCATCGACGGCGGCCACGACTACGAGGTCGCCAAGGCCGATGTCGCGAACATGCGACTGTTCTGCGGCGAGAAGACCGCAGTGGTCATAGACGACCTCACTCCGTGGCTCAGCTGGGGTGAGGGTCCCTACCGGGCGTGGAGCGAAGCCATTGCGGCGGGCATGATCCGCCAGGAGGAGATGTTCAAGGACGGCGTGCGCGTCGACGCAATGGAGCCGCCCGGCAAGCGAAGCTGGGCCCTGGGCAACTACCTGCCCTGAGCGGCGGCGTGTGAGGGTGATTAGCCCTCGCCGTACATCCGCACGATGCCCTGGTGCGCAGCGCCGTAGTACTTGATGATGCGGTCTGTCACCCATTCCAGAGGATTGGCGAAGGACGCGTACTCCGCTCGCGCCAGCCTAAACAAATCGTCGAATGGAAGGTCGGGTAGTTCGGTAAACCGGGTGAAGACGTGCCACGTCTTTGTCCGCAGGCCAAACCCGTTCGGCGCGCTAACCGGTGCGATCATGCAGTTCACCTCGCCCTCCCTCCGCGAGTCATAGACCTGAATCTTGCAGTCATCCGACCGGAAGTACACGACGTGCTGAGGTCTTCCGCCTTCATCGAGACTGTCGTCGATCTCGTCGACGGCAAAGCCGAGGTCAGCCAACACCGGACCGACGATCGCCTGAACGTCTTCAGAGAAGTGAGACGTCAATCGACAACCTCTCCATCCGATGTGCACGACGGGTCGCACCTCTCACGACGAATGGTCCTCTGGATATTTGGCAAGAATGCCCCGATGGGCATCGTCGTAGTACTTGACGATGCGATCTCTCACCCATTCCAGACGATTCGGGTACGCGTCGAGCTCTGCCCGCGCGAGGTCGACCAACTGCTCCAGAGGAAGGTTGGGCCGTTCGGAAAACGTCCCCAAGAAATGCCACTTCTTTGCCCGCAGACCGAATCCGTTCGGAACGCTCGCCGGGGCGATCATGCAGTTCACCTCGCCCTCCCGCCATGAGTTGTAAATCTGAATCTTGCAGTCGCTTGACCGGTAGTACGCAACGTGCTGAGGCCGTCCGCCTTCATCGGGACTGTCATCAATCTCATCCAAGGTGAAGCCGAGGTCAGCCAACAATGGACCGACGATCGTCTGAACGTCTTCAGAGAAGTGAGACGGCAATCGTCAACCTCTCCATCCGATGTGCACGACGGGTCAGACCTCTCACGACGGATGGCCCTCTGGATATTTGGCAAGAATGCCCCGATGGGCATCGTCGTAGTACTTGAGGATGCGATCTCTCACCCACTCCACCGGATTGGCGTACGAACGGTACTCCGCGGTGGCTAATTTGACCGATTCCGCCGTTGGGGGGCTTCGCCGTTCGGTGAATCTATCCAGGAAATGCCATTCTTTCGCGTTCAGACCGAACTCGTTTGCCGCGTCCAGTGGCGCGATCATGCAGTTGACTTCGCCCTCACGCCTCGAGTTATAGACTTGGATTTTGCAGTCTCGCGAACGGTAGTAGACGATTTGTCGAGGCCGTCCACCTTTATCGGGGCCGTCGTCGATCTCGTCGAGGGTGAAGCCGAGATCAGTCAAAACCGGACCAACGATCGCCTCAACTCCCTCCGCAAATTCGGATGCCACACTTCACCTTTCGATCGCCGGTGTGTCAGGGCCGGGTGCGCCACCCGATGAGATTCATTGACCCTCCGGATATTTGGCCAGAATGCCCTGATGGGCATCGTCGTAGTACTTGATGATGCGATCTCTGACCCACTCCAGGGGATTGGCGTACGACCGGTATTCCGCTCTCGCCATGGCGTAGAGTTCATCGAAAGGGAGATTTGGCCGCTCGGTAAATCGAGTGACGTCTTGCCACTTCTTGGCACGCAGACCGAACTCATTTGGAACGCTCGCTGGCGCAATCATGCAGTTCACTTCGCCCTCACGCTCCGACTTGTAGATCTGAATCTTGCAGTCAGGCGATCGGTAGTAAACGACATGTTGAGAGCGTCCACCTTCATCGGGGCTATCGTCCACACCTTCGACAACAAAACCGCGCTCTGCTAACGACGGGCCAACGATCCTCTGCACATCTGCGGAAAATTCAGACGCCACTATCAGTTCCCTTCGTAGATCCAGCTATCGCCGACGCGCCGATAGCCATGTTCAGCAGCGACCCTGTTGAGAAGGTTGACTTCCATCGCAGAAAACCTCTCGGGGTGACCCAACGCCATTTCTTCCAGAGACGACCACTGGTCATGGTCCAGGAGGTAGTCGATGCGACCGACTGCGCTCTCCATCTGGTTTCGAAGAAACTGCTCATTCACCTGCCACGCAAGTGCTTTCGAATCGGTCTCGCTTAACCCGTGAGTGATGGCATCCCACACCGGACTACCGGTGTCGAAGTAGACTCCGCCGGTCCCACGCGCCTCGCCGATGTAGCCAGCGTCCTGATCCACGTATCGGCCCAACACCACGCGGTCAGGCGCCTCCCCCACGTAGTGCGTCGACAAATCGGCCAGCTGGTTGGCCAGCCCAGTCGTCGGTCCGGCTTGGGTGAAGGCGTGATTGAGATCTGCCGCGGCTTCATCGGCCCACGACGTGTAGGACCCCGGCACGTCCAGACCGATGGCGGCGTGCGAGGACACCACGGGCCCCTTCTCCAGGACGCCGGGCCCGATGTCACCGAGCGCACGCGAGATGGCGGCTCCTTCACCGCCGAACATCAACCCCGGCGCTGCGAACGCGGCGTCGGCAGACTTGCCGCCGAGATAGTAAGCGGCGCTGGGAGAGTCCATCGCATTCTTGACCTCGTCGGCAACAGCGCCGACCGGGTTGGCCACTTGGTCGACGGTGCCCTTGAGTAAGCCCTCCCACGACTCCAGAACCCCGGGAGCTCCCGGACCTCCCTGTCCAACAAGGTTTTTGACGCCCTCTTCGGTGGCGAACCAGCGATCGGCAAACCCCTCCCCGAACCCGGGCGGCGGTGCCGCTTGCGGCTTGGGCGGTACGTAGGGCGGGAGCGGCTGCCGGGCCCGGGCGACCATGTCGTTGAGCCGCTGCTCGATCTGCCCTGCCGGCACCCCGTCGTACAGCAGTGCTTGGCGCGCCAAGCCCTTGAATTCGTCAATGTCCTGTTGCGTCAGGGTCGGCGGCGCTGCGCCTGGGACCGGCTTTTGCAGCCGGTCCAACATCCACGGCAAGCTGCCGGGAGCTTTGTCGGCACCGGCCGCTTCAGCGGGTCCCCCTCCGCCGGTCAGCATGTCTTGCAGCGTCGGCGGTGCACCGGACTCGCGGCGCGGCTCGCCTCGCCCGGCAGGTTCGCCGGCCATCGCTCCGTCGGCCATGTTGATGGCTACCGCCAACTCAGCGTCCACACCGTTGGCCTCGGCGATGATGGCGTAAAGCCTTGCCTGGAGCGGTGCTACGTCGTTAGCCAGGTCTGCGGCCGTCCCCCGGTACCCGGGCCCGGCAACGACCCGATTCGCGGCCGGGTCGATCACCAACCGGAAAGTGTGCGCGTCGTCCTCGAGGCGCCGCAGCTCGGTCCTGACCTGTTCGATGTCTTGGGCCGCCCGTTCGGCCGCGCGAGCGACCGCGGTTGCTTCGTTAGCGTGGGCGTCCAGGTCGACCCGCGTTCGGCCGATCGCTTCGTGCGCCGAGTCGGCTGCGACGCCGCCCCAGGTGGCGAATACCGGAAGACCTTCCAGCGCCAGGGATGCTTCGCTGGCCGAAGCCGCTCGCGCTGTCGCGGCGTGGAAGACTTCCCGAACGGCTTCGGGATCCCACCGTTCGATATCGGCGACGCTAAGCGTCATGTCCGGAACCGGGCCGATAAACGGACATCAACGTGTCCCTATCGTGAGAATCCATCTGCGCAAACGTCATACCGCCGACCCGTAGGGCTTCGCCGTGTTCGTAGAGGCGCACAGCGAGCGCATCGGTCACCGTGGCCCACTTGGCCGCCACGGCCGTCATCGCAGCCTGCGACTGCCCCGTCCAGCTGAACAGCGACGAACCGACCCGCTCATCTGCGGCACTGTGGGTGGCAAAGACGTTCTGCGAATGCTGGTCAACCTGAGCGCCAGATGCGACGAGGGCCTCCGGATCGACATGGAGAGACTCCGACACAGTAAGCCCCCTCGGGATCCTTCACCAGCGTTTATCTTCTCGCTAGCAAACGTAATCACTGAGGTATGGCCCCGCAAGTCACGCGTTGGCGTTGCCGGCCTTCCACTGTGACCATGGGATGTTCCAGTCACCGAGGCCGTCGGTGCCGGGCAGCGTCGAGCCGACGGTGTTGATCACCTCGACGATGTCGCCGCGCTTGGTGTTGTTGAAGAACCACTGCGCGTTGCTCGGGCTGACGTTGAGGCAGCCATGGCTCACGTTCGAGTAGCCCTGGCT
Encoded here:
- a CDS encoding class I SAM-dependent methyltransferase, coding for MRREILRHLWLRGRPPTEGSTSTEELLYLANLVERTGARLIGEIGFNAGFSSFAFLSAHPDTTVVSFDLGEHAYSRTAKKLIDKKFPGRHTLINGDSTKTVPDYHRKHPGLKFDLVFIDGGHDYEVAKADVANMRLFCGEKTAVVIDDLTPWLSWGEGPYRAWSEAIAAGMIRQEEMFKDGVRVDAMEPPGKRSWALGNYLP
- a CDS encoding DUF4352 domain-containing protein — protein: MTQPAPGWFPDPADPSRQRYFDGTAWTQNYAPFGPPAPLPAPVAKPKSNAGKTAVAVGGGLLVLLAVGSAIGDNDKKSTATGSSTSSTARAYSTQAADSSGPSVAPAGSSVRDGKFEFRVIGTSRGGTSMEDTFGTEHAKGEFFVVQLQVTNIGDDARSFSATNQKLIINGNEYKATSFLNDSSWSDDINPGLGTTGRVVFDIPKGAVPTEIEVHDSMFSGGALLAL
- a CDS encoding site-specific integrase; this encodes MPPKKTASRRSWGKLRVIGSGRIHASYVCPLDGQRYNAPHTYDNRMDAEAWLAGERRLIEMGEWTTPGSRTKLQALAGVTIREYAEQWMEQRDLTPKTRALYTRLLASRILPDLGNEILRAVTPARVRSWWVELGKKLKTPTSNTQAYQLLNAIYNTALEDKAATENPCQIKAAGKPPKPRDVKPLTPAELVTVAESAPEQYRVAVPVAAWCGLRFGELIELRRKDVHDDGERITLRIRRAATRVDNKLVVGPPKTDAGIRDVTVPPHVAEQLREHMRKRTGHGPESFVFTTTRGQRLSTTAFTKSVKAGFAAVGKGDMRVHDLRHVGATLAAQAGATTKELMSRLGHTTPGMAMRYQIAAADRDAAIAAAMSQMVGKG
- a CDS encoding WXG100 family type VII secretion target, whose translation is MSESLHVDPEALVASGAQVDQHSQNVFATHSAADERVGSSLFSWTGQSQAAMTAVAAKWATVTDALAVRLYEHGEALRVGGMTFAQMDSHDRDTLMSVYRPGSGHDA